A part of Chitinimonas koreensis genomic DNA contains:
- a CDS encoding aspartate carbamoyltransferase catalytic subunit, whose product MYNPQLNSHGELIHLLTTEGLPARVLRQILDRAAGYVAAGEQGEKKHDDLAGKSVFNLFFENSTRTRTTFEIAQKRLSADVFSLNIQASSTAKGETLLDTIHNLEAMGADMFVVRHAESGAPYLIAKHVRPGVAVVNAGDGRHAHPTQALLDMYTIRHFKGDFQNLTVAIVGDILHSRVARSQIHALTTLGVPEVRVVGPRTLLPRDVEQLGVRVCHGLEDGLRDADVVIALRLQNERMNGALLPSAREFNQCYGLSSDKLALAKPDAIVMHPGPMNRGVEIDSAVADGPQSVILDQVTFGIAVRMAVMSILSEARA is encoded by the coding sequence ATGTACAACCCACAACTCAACAGCCACGGCGAGCTGATCCACCTGCTCACCACCGAGGGGCTGCCGGCGCGCGTGCTGCGCCAGATCCTCGACCGCGCCGCCGGCTACGTCGCGGCCGGCGAACAGGGCGAGAAGAAGCACGACGACCTGGCCGGCAAGAGCGTGTTCAACCTGTTCTTCGAGAACTCGACGCGCACCCGCACCACCTTCGAGATCGCGCAGAAGCGGCTCAGCGCCGACGTGTTCAGCCTGAACATCCAGGCCAGCTCGACCGCCAAGGGCGAGACCCTGCTCGACACCATCCACAACCTCGAAGCGATGGGCGCCGACATGTTCGTGGTGCGCCATGCCGAATCGGGCGCGCCCTACCTGATCGCCAAGCATGTGCGGCCCGGCGTGGCGGTGGTCAACGCCGGCGACGGGCGCCACGCGCATCCGACCCAGGCGCTGCTGGACATGTACACCATCCGCCACTTCAAGGGCGACTTCCAGAACCTGACCGTGGCCATCGTCGGCGACATCCTGCATTCGCGCGTGGCGCGCTCGCAGATCCACGCGCTGACCACGCTCGGCGTGCCCGAGGTGCGGGTGGTCGGTCCGCGCACGCTGTTGCCGCGCGACGTCGAGCAGCTCGGCGTGCGTGTCTGCCACGGCCTCGAGGACGGCCTGCGCGATGCCGACGTGGTGATCGCGCTGCGGCTGCAGAACGAGCGCATGAACGGCGCGCTGCTGCCGAGCGCGCGCGAATTCAACCAGTGCTACGGCCTCAGCAGCGACAAGCTGGCGCTGGCCAAGCCCGACGCCATCGTGATGCACCCGGGCCCGATGAACCGCGGCGTGGAGATCGATTCGGCGGTGGCTGACGGCCCGCAGTCGGTCATCCTCGACCAGGTCACGTTCGGCATCGCGGTCCGCATGGCCGTGATGAGCATTCTGTCGGAGGCGCGCGCATGA
- the ruvX gene encoding Holliday junction resolvase RuvX, producing the protein MARAGYVLAFDFGEARIGVAGGSEETGIATPLATVAGGSKDQVFGAVGQLIAEWQPARLVVGLPSHLDGTEHELTRLARTFGNRLNGRFGLPVAFVDERLTSVEAEGLLSEAQTFGKRRKAALDQVAAMRILQAWFDQPEAAP; encoded by the coding sequence ATGGCCCGCGCCGGCTACGTCCTCGCCTTCGATTTCGGCGAAGCCCGCATCGGCGTGGCCGGCGGCAGCGAGGAAACCGGCATCGCCACGCCGCTGGCGACCGTCGCCGGCGGCAGCAAGGACCAGGTCTTCGGCGCCGTCGGCCAGCTGATCGCCGAATGGCAGCCCGCCCGCCTGGTGGTCGGCCTGCCCAGCCACCTCGACGGCACCGAACACGAACTCACCCGCCTGGCCCGCACCTTCGGCAACCGGCTGAACGGCCGCTTCGGCCTGCCGGTCGCCTTCGTCGACGAGCGGCTGACCTCGGTCGAGGCCGAGGGCCTGCTGAGCGAGGCGCAGACCTTCGGCAAACGCCGCAAGGCCGCGCTCGACCAGGTGGCCGCCATGCGTATCCTGCAGGCCTGGTTCGACCAGCCGGAGGCGGCGCCATGA
- a CDS encoding YqgE/AlgH family protein, with product MEPINLSRQFLIAMPAMADPIFAKSLIFVCDHNEQGAMGVIVNRPLGMDMKTLFQQVDIELRRQELAEQPVYFGGPVQTDRGFVLHQPLGNWQSTMAVEDDLGLTTSKDVLLAVGEGGGPDRMFVSLGYAGWEAGQLEGEMSQNAWLTVDADIEVIFGLPAEQRYEAAIKLLGIDMAMLSDTAGHA from the coding sequence ATGGAGCCCATCAACCTCAGCCGACAGTTCCTGATCGCCATGCCCGCCATGGCCGACCCGATCTTCGCCAAGTCCCTGATCTTCGTGTGCGATCACAACGAGCAGGGCGCCATGGGCGTGATCGTCAACCGGCCGCTCGGCATGGACATGAAAACCCTGTTCCAGCAGGTCGACATCGAGTTGCGCCGCCAGGAACTGGCCGAGCAGCCGGTCTATTTCGGCGGCCCGGTGCAGACCGACCGCGGCTTCGTGCTGCACCAGCCGCTGGGCAACTGGCAGTCGACCATGGCGGTCGAGGACGACCTCGGCCTGACCACCTCCAAGGACGTGCTGCTGGCGGTCGGCGAAGGCGGCGGGCCGGACCGCATGTTCGTCTCGCTCGGCTATGCCGGCTGGGAGGCGGGCCAGCTCGAGGGCGAGATGTCGCAGAACGCCTGGCTGACCGTCGACGCCGACATCGAGGTGATCTTCGGCCTGCCGGCCGAGCAGCGCTACGAGGCGGCGATCAAGCTCCTGGGCATCGACATGGCGATGCTGTCCGATACCGCGGGACACGCCTGA